Proteins from a single region of Streptomyces spectabilis:
- a CDS encoding metallophosphoesterase, which translates to MGVLGVVLVALGAAAVFGGLLWYVWRRTVRDTTIKGSWGRRLGTVAYLAGPSLMFGALAAERAGAPFLLQQILAWPGFLWMAFALYLLLALLAGELVRPLLRRWADRARPALEDEARSADEAGKRAQPQPTEGSGDLPRRLFVARTVAAGAATVAAATVGYGTYGVLRGPRVKRITVPLAKLPRAAHGFRIAVVSDIHLGPVLGEGFARRVVDTVNSTQADLIAIVGDLVDGDVEDLAGAARPLADLRARHGSFFVTGNHEYFSGAEQWVDHVRSLGLRPLENARTELPYFDLAGVNDVQGEDEGQGPDFVKALGDRDRTRASVLLAHQPVVIHDAVEHGVDLQLSGHTHGGQLWPNNFVADLANPTLAGLERYGDTQLYVTRGAGAWGPPVRVGAPSDITVVELASRQA; encoded by the coding sequence GTGGGCGTCCTCGGAGTCGTCCTCGTCGCCCTCGGCGCGGCCGCCGTCTTCGGCGGCCTGCTCTGGTACGTGTGGCGGCGCACGGTGCGCGACACCACGATCAAGGGTTCCTGGGGCAGACGCCTGGGCACGGTGGCGTACCTCGCGGGCCCCTCCCTGATGTTCGGAGCGCTCGCGGCGGAGCGGGCGGGGGCCCCGTTCCTGCTCCAGCAGATCCTGGCGTGGCCGGGCTTCCTGTGGATGGCGTTCGCGCTGTACTTGCTCTTGGCCCTGCTGGCGGGAGAGCTGGTACGCCCGCTCCTGAGACGTTGGGCGGATCGAGCCCGTCCGGCGCTTGAGGACGAGGCGCGAAGCGCCGACGAGGCGGGGAAAAGGGCGCAGCCCCAGCCGACCGAGGGCAGCGGGGACCTGCCCCGCCGCCTCTTCGTGGCCAGAACAGTAGCCGCGGGCGCAGCCACCGTGGCGGCGGCGACCGTCGGATACGGCACCTACGGCGTGCTCCGCGGCCCCCGCGTGAAGAGGATCACCGTCCCCCTGGCCAAGCTGCCGCGCGCGGCGCACGGCTTCCGCATCGCCGTGGTGAGCGACATCCACCTGGGCCCGGTGCTCGGCGAGGGCTTCGCCCGGCGCGTCGTGGACACCGTCAACTCCACCCAGGCCGATCTCATCGCGATCGTCGGGGACCTGGTGGACGGCGACGTCGAGGACCTCGCGGGCGCCGCCCGCCCCCTCGCGGACCTGCGCGCCCGCCATGGGAGCTTCTTCGTCACAGGCAATCACGAGTACTTCTCCGGCGCCGAGCAGTGGGTGGACCACGTCCGCTCGCTCGGCCTGCGCCCCCTGGAGAACGCCCGCACCGAGCTGCCGTACTTCGACCTCGCCGGAGTCAACGACGTACAGGGCGAGGACGAGGGCCAGGGTCCCGACTTCGTGAAGGCGCTCGGGGACCGGGACCGCACGCGCGCCTCCGTGCTGCTCGCCCACCAGCCGGTGGTCATCCACGACGCCGTCGAGCACGGCGTCGACCTCCAGCTCTCCGGCCACACCCACGGCGGCCAGCTCTGGCCCAACAACTTCGTCGCCGACCTCGCCAACCCCACGCTCGCGGGCCTGGAGCGCTACGGCGACACACAGCTGTACGTGACGCGCGGCGCCGGGGCGTGGGGCCCGCCCGTGCGCGTGGGGGCGCCGTCCGACATCACGGTGGTGGAGCTGGCTTCGCGCCAGGCGTGA
- a CDS encoding SCO4848 family membrane protein yields the protein MKLSRPVSWFLLAFGAWSWVIWITFVKNLWKDGSGLAFDDGRPTAYFWVHLTLAVVSFVLGTVVGTIGLRGVRALRRTS from the coding sequence ATGAAGCTCAGCCGCCCCGTCTCCTGGTTCCTGCTCGCCTTCGGCGCGTGGAGCTGGGTCATCTGGATCACTTTCGTCAAGAACCTGTGGAAGGACGGCAGCGGACTCGCCTTCGACGACGGCCGTCCCACGGCGTACTTCTGGGTGCACCTGACGCTCGCCGTTGTCTCCTTTGTCTTGGGGACGGTGGTCGGGACCATCGGGTTGCGTGGGGTGCGCGCACTGCGCCGAACCTCATAG
- a CDS encoding D-alanyl-D-alanine carboxypeptidase family protein has protein sequence MPAVKKTALLIATATLLSLTTAAPALADGKPGGDKDKQPKPPAQMSTVGGARLGKPGTQADLQAGAPVLPKDLSARSWIVSDAESGEVLAAHNPHWRLAPASTLKMLFADTVLPKFPKTQKHKVALTDMQGIGAGSSLVGIKENETYSVHDLWLGVFLRSGNDAVHVLSAMNGGVPQTVKDMQKHAEDLQALDTNVVTPDGYDEKGQVSSAYDLSLFARSGLQKKDFREYCATATAEFPGATVKVKKGKDKGKTKREPFGIQNTNRLLTGADGVEAYKGIAGVKNGSTTNAGNTFTGVAERDGKVLLVTVMNPSSGEPHAVYKETARLLDWGFAAHDKVKPVGELVAPKGAHTGAGKGAPDGGSGSKNVAHASGEKSSGMGIALGIAAGVLALVAGGLFLLNRRWPLRRG, from the coding sequence GTGCCTGCCGTGAAGAAGACCGCCCTGCTCATCGCCACCGCGACCCTGCTGTCCCTGACGACGGCCGCGCCCGCGCTCGCCGACGGCAAGCCGGGCGGCGACAAGGACAAACAGCCGAAGCCGCCCGCGCAGATGTCCACGGTCGGCGGCGCCCGCCTCGGCAAGCCGGGCACCCAGGCGGATCTCCAGGCGGGCGCGCCGGTGCTGCCCAAGGACCTGTCGGCCCGCTCCTGGATCGTCTCGGACGCGGAGTCCGGCGAGGTGCTCGCCGCGCACAACCCGCACTGGCGCCTGGCCCCGGCGAGCACCCTGAAGATGCTGTTCGCGGACACGGTCCTGCCGAAGTTCCCGAAGACCCAGAAGCACAAGGTCGCGCTGACCGACATGCAGGGCATCGGCGCGGGCAGCAGCCTGGTCGGCATCAAGGAGAACGAGACGTACTCGGTCCACGACCTGTGGCTGGGCGTCTTCCTGCGCTCCGGCAACGACGCGGTGCACGTCCTGTCCGCGATGAACGGCGGCGTGCCGCAGACCGTGAAGGACATGCAGAAGCACGCCGAGGACCTCCAGGCCCTCGACACCAACGTCGTCACGCCCGACGGCTACGACGAGAAGGGCCAGGTGTCGTCCGCGTACGACCTGAGCCTGTTCGCCCGCTCCGGGCTGCAGAAGAAGGACTTCCGCGAGTACTGCGCGACGGCCACCGCGGAGTTCCCCGGGGCGACGGTCAAGGTCAAGAAGGGCAAGGACAAGGGCAAGACGAAGCGCGAGCCCTTCGGGATCCAGAACACCAACCGCCTGCTCACCGGGGCCGACGGCGTCGAGGCGTACAAGGGCATCGCGGGCGTCAAGAACGGCTCGACGACCAACGCGGGCAACACCTTCACGGGTGTCGCCGAGCGCGACGGCAAGGTGCTGCTCGTCACCGTCATGAACCCCTCGTCGGGCGAGCCGCACGCCGTCTACAAGGAGACGGCCCGGCTGCTCGACTGGGGTTTCGCGGCACACGACAAGGTGAAGCCGGTCGGTGAGCTGGTCGCGCCGAAGGGTGCCCACACGGGCGCGGGCAAGGGCGCCCCCGACGGCGGCTCGGGCTCGAAGAACGTGGCGCACGCCTCGGGCGAGAAGTCCAGCGGCATGGGCATCGCGCTCGGCATCGCGGCCGGAGTGCTCGCCCTGGTCGCGGGCGGCCTCTTCCTGCTCAACCGTCGCTGGCCGCTGCGCCGGGGCTGA
- a CDS encoding sensor histidine kinase, translated as MRKRARTGPRRLFGNSLRAKLTLVNVVLLALGITAATAVSIMGMKHYLLNSIDSELRSSRTAFRSMPITLDHLKKISSFRKSLIEVPPQDREAGRLPPSSSLFVAVDRYGSPVSFGYVGATRLQLQLAEAAGDAHRFATRSAPSDVRLAGDSYRAIGVRIADGTVLVIATSTEDVHASVRKALRLDLAFGVLLLALLAVLTMISASRRLRPLEDMVETASAIAEGDLKRRVPCSRTEVMETEQLRLALNSMLQQVEAAFATRERTAAQLRQFVADASHELRTPLSAIRGYLQLYDNGMLTTPEDRSRAWCRVNSETDRMNHLVEELLTLARLDQQPELRLRPVDLSRLVRDAADDLRAQDPGRPLTVRADGAILVRADEQGLRKVLANLLANVRAHTPAGTPVRLGLERRGGVVCLTVADEGPGLGEEDAARVFDRFFRAGRSAGSGLGMAIVHGVVAAHAGRVQVRTAPGKGLTVVVSLPRVPSAPAAPPDPQAPPRQPPPLEPAGRLTPGAKPAPPP; from the coding sequence ATGAGGAAGCGGGCCCGCACCGGCCCGCGGCGGCTCTTCGGGAACTCGCTGCGCGCCAAGCTCACGCTGGTGAACGTCGTCCTGCTCGCCCTCGGCATCACGGCCGCGACCGCCGTGAGCATCATGGGCATGAAGCACTATTTGCTCAACAGCATCGACTCCGAACTGAGGAGCTCGCGCACCGCGTTCCGCAGCATGCCCATCACCCTCGACCACCTGAAGAAGATCAGCAGCTTCCGGAAGTCGCTCATCGAGGTGCCGCCGCAGGACCGGGAGGCAGGCCGGCTGCCCCCGTCGTCGTCGCTGTTCGTCGCGGTCGACCGCTACGGCTCGCCCGTCAGCTTCGGGTACGTCGGCGCGACGCGGCTGCAGCTCCAGCTCGCCGAGGCCGCCGGTGACGCCCACCGGTTCGCGACCCGCTCCGCGCCGAGCGACGTGCGGCTCGCGGGCGACTCGTACCGCGCCATCGGCGTGCGCATCGCCGACGGCACGGTCCTCGTCATCGCCACCTCCACGGAGGACGTGCACGCGAGCGTGCGCAAGGCGCTCCGGCTCGACCTGGCCTTCGGCGTGCTGCTGCTAGCGCTGCTCGCCGTCCTGACGATGATCTCCGCGTCCCGGCGGCTTCGGCCCCTGGAGGACATGGTCGAGACGGCGTCCGCGATCGCCGAGGGCGACCTGAAGCGGCGGGTGCCGTGCAGCAGGACCGAGGTGATGGAGACCGAGCAGCTGCGGCTCGCGCTCAACTCCATGCTCCAGCAGGTCGAGGCGGCCTTCGCGACCCGCGAGCGGACCGCGGCCCAGCTGCGGCAGTTCGTCGCGGACGCCTCGCACGAGCTGCGCACCCCGCTGTCCGCGATCCGCGGCTACCTCCAGCTGTACGACAACGGCATGCTGACCACGCCGGAGGACCGCTCCCGCGCCTGGTGCCGCGTCAACTCCGAGACCGACCGCATGAACCACCTCGTGGAGGAGCTGCTCACCCTGGCCCGTCTGGACCAGCAGCCCGAACTCCGCCTCCGTCCCGTCGACCTGAGCCGTCTGGTGCGGGACGCGGCCGACGACCTGCGCGCCCAGGACCCGGGCCGTCCGCTCACGGTGCGCGCGGACGGCGCGATCCTCGTCCGCGCGGACGAGCAGGGCCTGCGCAAGGTCCTCGCCAACCTGCTCGCCAACGTCCGCGCCCACACCCCCGCCGGGACCCCGGTGCGGCTCGGCCTGGAGCGGCGGGGCGGCGTGGTGTGCCTGACCGTGGCCGACGAGGGCCCCGGGCTCGGCGAGGAGGACGCGGCCCGGGTCTTCGACCGCTTCTTCCGGGCGGGCCGCAGCGCGGGCAGCGGGCTCGGCATGGCGATCGTGCACGGCGTGGTGGCGGCCCACGCCGGTCGCGTCCAGGTCCGCACGGCGCCCGGTAAGGGCCTGACGGTGGTGGTCAGTCTCCCGCGCGTGCCGTCGGCGCCGGCCGCGCCCCCGGATCCGCAGGCACCGCCCCGGCAACCGCCGCCCCTGGAGCCGGCCGGCCGGCTCACGCCTGGCGCGAAGCCAGCTCCACCACCGTGA
- a CDS encoding YihY/virulence factor BrkB family protein: MDWLKKLPGIGPYVERLTRTHAWRSYERLDEVHWARLAAAMTFISFVALFPLITVAAAIAAATLSAKQTQKIEDKISEQVPGISDQLDLDALVANAGTVGLVAGALLLFTGVGWVGSIRECLRAVWLLDDTDENPFLRKLKDLGVLAGLGCAGLASLIASAVASTAVGWTADQLGVDKDGPGGVLLQLVAFAIAVLADFLLLLYVLTLLPGVQPPRRALIVAALIGAAGFELLKVLLGGYMKGVAAKSMYGAFGVPVALLLWINFTAKLLLFCAAWTATPRKERTGEQAEERTVRRDEEAVSPGAAASDG, encoded by the coding sequence ATGGACTGGCTGAAGAAGCTGCCGGGCATCGGACCGTACGTCGAACGGCTGACGCGCACGCACGCGTGGCGCTCCTACGAACGCCTCGACGAGGTCCACTGGGCCCGGCTCGCCGCCGCCATGACCTTCATCAGCTTCGTCGCGCTCTTCCCGCTGATCACGGTCGCGGCGGCGATCGCGGCGGCCACCCTCTCCGCCAAGCAGACGCAGAAGATCGAGGACAAGATCTCCGAGCAGGTCCCGGGCATCTCCGACCAGCTCGACCTGGACGCCCTGGTCGCCAACGCGGGCACCGTCGGACTCGTCGCGGGCGCCCTGCTGCTCTTCACCGGCGTCGGCTGGGTCGGCTCGATAAGGGAGTGCCTGCGGGCGGTCTGGCTGCTCGACGACACCGACGAGAACCCGTTCCTGCGCAAGCTCAAGGACCTGGGTGTGCTCGCCGGGCTCGGCTGCGCCGGGCTCGCATCGCTGATCGCCTCGGCCGTCGCCTCCACCGCCGTCGGCTGGACCGCCGACCAGCTCGGCGTCGACAAGGACGGCCCCGGCGGCGTGCTGCTCCAGCTCGTCGCGTTCGCGATCGCCGTCCTCGCCGACTTCCTGCTCCTGCTGTACGTCCTCACGCTGCTGCCCGGCGTCCAGCCGCCCCGGCGCGCGCTGATCGTCGCCGCGCTGATCGGCGCGGCCGGGTTCGAGCTCCTGAAGGTGCTGCTGGGCGGCTATATGAAGGGCGTCGCCGCGAAGAGCATGTACGGCGCCTTCGGCGTGCCCGTCGCGCTGCTGCTGTGGATCAACTTCACCGCGAAGCTGCTCCTCTTCTGCGCCGCCTGGACGGCGACGCCGAGGAAGGAACGCACGGGGGAGCAGGCGGAGGAACGTACGGTCCGGCGGGACGAGGAGGCCGTCAGCCCCGGCGCAGCGGCCAGCGACGGTTGA
- a CDS encoding response regulator transcription factor gives MLVVEDEPSIADVLSLTLRFHRFDVMTAGTVREALALAERTRPDCALLDVMLPDGDGRALGRELRACRPDLALVFLTARDAPAEVVGALGFADDYITKPFHIDEVVARIGAVLRRTRPGDVLPQRPPLRYGDLELDETTYLVRRGGREVQLTPTEYALLRFLVRNAGRVVPKEQLLRHVWHIEHAAESTVVETYISYLRRKLDQVGPPLITTRRGVGYGLA, from the coding sequence GTGCTCGTGGTGGAGGACGAGCCGAGCATCGCCGACGTCCTCAGCCTCACCCTGCGCTTCCACCGCTTCGACGTGATGACGGCGGGCACCGTCCGCGAGGCCCTCGCCCTCGCCGAGCGCACCCGCCCGGACTGCGCGCTCCTCGACGTGATGCTGCCGGACGGCGACGGCCGGGCGCTCGGGCGCGAACTGCGGGCGTGCAGGCCCGATCTGGCGCTCGTGTTCCTCACCGCCCGGGACGCGCCCGCCGAGGTCGTCGGCGCCCTCGGCTTCGCCGACGACTACATCACCAAGCCGTTCCACATCGACGAGGTCGTCGCCCGCATCGGCGCGGTGCTCCGCCGCACCCGGCCCGGTGACGTGCTGCCGCAGCGGCCGCCGCTGCGCTACGGCGACCTGGAGCTGGACGAGACGACGTATCTGGTGCGCAGGGGCGGCCGCGAGGTCCAGCTCACGCCCACCGAGTACGCCCTGCTGCGGTTCCTCGTCCGCAACGCGGGCCGGGTGGTGCCCAAGGAGCAACTCCTGCGCCACGTCTGGCACATCGAGCACGCGGCGGAGTCGACGGTCGTCGAGACGTACATCAGCTATCTGCGGCGCAAGCTCGACCAGGTGGGGCCACCGCTGATCACCACCCGGCGCGGCGTGGGGTACGGACTGGCATGA
- a CDS encoding GtrA family protein, giving the protein MRRVRPAARELLGFAAAGVCAYAADLGLFLWLRGPAGLDPLTAKALSFVAGCTVAYAGNALGTYRRADAGASRLRQYAVFCAVNVAGALVQLLCIAVSHYALGFTSRRADTVSGAGIGMALATVLRFWGTRTLVFRSQAARDTQDTGTTPDPRTPQAAQTAPGTGQATWTG; this is encoded by the coding sequence GTGAGGCGCGTGCGACCCGCGGCGCGCGAGCTGCTCGGCTTCGCCGCCGCCGGGGTCTGCGCGTACGCCGCCGACCTCGGCCTGTTCCTGTGGCTGCGCGGGCCCGCCGGGCTCGACCCGCTGACCGCGAAGGCCCTGTCGTTCGTCGCCGGGTGCACGGTCGCGTACGCGGGCAACGCGCTCGGCACCTACCGCCGGGCCGACGCCGGGGCCTCTCGGCTTCGCCAGTACGCCGTCTTCTGCGCCGTCAACGTCGCGGGCGCCCTCGTCCAGCTCCTGTGCATCGCCGTCTCCCACTACGCGCTGGGGTTCACCTCGCGGCGGGCGGACACCGTATCCGGTGCGGGAATCGGCATGGCACTGGCCACTGTCCTGCGGTTTTGGGGTACCCGGACGTTGGTATTCCGCTCACAGGCCGCACGGGACACGCAGGACACGGGCACCACACCGGACCCGAGGACCCCGCAGGCCGCACAGACCGCACCAGGAACGGGGCAGGCGACATGGACTGGCTGA